A single region of the Azospirillum fermentarium genome encodes:
- a CDS encoding acyltransferase family protein, whose translation MKTITGIQYLRGLAAFMVLYFHAIDQFPALFRGLGPFGHVGVAGVDIFFVISGFIMWTITARGDAGDGRGSPMDFLIKRIIRIVPLYWVFTALAVVAGLVLPQALHNRSTDGGHILASFLFIPDFHPAFPGMVFPVLVPGWSLQFEMFFYGVFALFVGCTAAVRLVAVPAVIGGLVLLGLAVRPESAVWVTYTDPLMLEFVAGMLLGVAYRAGWLRSVVLGWGGVLAFPVLIPLLTTLFMEDYAVSGPARLAAWGLPAVLLVAGVLCLENRGRMPVVPVLRLIGDASYALYLSHLFTLGVLRVAWKAAGLPMGGGWDIAFAAVVCVAGVVAAVAVYRLIEMPLVNAVRRMAGQGRKRRPAGPLPAGERVG comes from the coding sequence ATGAAGACCATCACCGGCATCCAGTACCTGCGCGGGCTGGCGGCGTTCATGGTGCTGTACTTCCATGCCATCGACCAGTTTCCGGCGCTGTTCCGTGGGCTGGGGCCGTTCGGGCATGTGGGGGTGGCGGGGGTGGACATCTTCTTCGTCATCAGCGGCTTCATCATGTGGACCATCACCGCCCGCGGCGATGCCGGCGACGGGCGGGGTTCGCCGATGGATTTCCTGATCAAGCGGATCATCCGCATCGTGCCGCTCTATTGGGTGTTCACGGCCCTGGCGGTGGTGGCCGGGCTGGTTCTGCCGCAGGCGCTGCACAACCGCTCCACCGACGGGGGGCACATCCTGGCCTCGTTCCTCTTCATCCCCGATTTCCATCCGGCGTTTCCGGGGATGGTGTTTCCGGTGCTGGTGCCGGGATGGTCGCTGCAGTTCGAGATGTTCTTTTATGGGGTGTTCGCCCTGTTCGTGGGCTGCACCGCGGCGGTGCGGCTGGTGGCGGTGCCGGCGGTGATCGGGGGGCTGGTGCTGCTGGGGCTGGCGGTGCGCCCCGAAAGTGCGGTGTGGGTGACCTACACCGACCCGCTGATGCTGGAATTCGTGGCGGGGATGCTGCTGGGGGTGGCGTACCGGGCCGGGTGGCTGCGCTCGGTGGTGCTGGGATGGGGTGGGGTGCTGGCGTTCCCCGTGCTGATCCCGTTGCTGACCACCCTGTTCATGGAGGATTACGCGGTGTCCGGCCCGGCGCGGCTGGCGGCGTGGGGGCTGCCGGCGGTGCTGCTGGTGGCCGGCGTGCTGTGCCTGGAAAACCGTGGGCGGATGCCGGTGGTGCCGGTGCTGCGGCTGATCGGCGATGCCTCCTATGCGCTGTACCTGTCGCACCTGTTCACGCTGGGTGTCCTGCGCGTGGCGTGGAAGGCGGCGGGCCTGCCCATGGGCGGGGGATGGGACATCGCCTTTGCCGCCGTGGTCTGCGTGGCGGGTGTCGTGGCGGCGGTGGCGGTCTACCGCCTGATCGAGATGCCGCTGGTCAACGCCGTGCGTCGGATGGCGGGGCAGGGCCGCAAGAGGCGGCCTGCCGGCCCTCTCCCCGCCGGGGAGAGGGTTGGGTGA
- a CDS encoding saccharopine dehydrogenase family protein yields the protein MTRILLLGAGKIGSMIAHLLHSSGDYTITVADHAAASLSHVADNEAERMVLDVSDPAALRRAIPGHAMVVSALPFYLNAAVAEAARDAGAHYFDLTEDVATTRRVRAVADGAGTAFVPQCGLAPGFVSIAAHDLAKRFDSLRDVQMRVGALPIFPTNALKYNLTWSTDGLINEYCNLCEAIHEGEVHEVLPLQGLERFSLDGVEYEAFNTSGGLGTLCDTLAGRVRTLNYKTVRYPGHRDAIKFLAQDLRLAERRDLFKDVLETAVPMTKQDVVLVFVTVSGHQDGRLMQESVARKIYNATIAGVPWSAIQITTAAGICAMIDLLRDGRLPQRGFVRQEDANLSDFLTNRFGRHYAEA from the coding sequence ATGACGCGGATATTGTTGCTGGGCGCGGGCAAGATCGGCAGCATGATCGCCCACCTCCTCCATTCCAGCGGCGACTACACCATCACCGTCGCCGACCACGCCGCCGCCAGCCTGTCCCACGTGGCGGACAACGAGGCGGAACGGATGGTGCTGGACGTGTCCGACCCGGCGGCGCTGCGGCGGGCCATCCCCGGCCATGCCATGGTGGTCTCGGCCCTGCCCTTCTACCTCAACGCCGCGGTGGCGGAAGCCGCGCGGGACGCGGGCGCCCATTACTTCGACCTGACCGAGGACGTCGCCACCACCCGCCGCGTGCGCGCGGTGGCGGATGGGGCCGGCACCGCCTTCGTCCCCCAATGCGGGCTGGCGCCGGGGTTCGTGTCCATCGCGGCGCACGATCTGGCGAAACGGTTCGACAGTCTGCGCGACGTGCAGATGCGGGTGGGGGCGCTGCCCATCTTCCCCACCAACGCGCTGAAATACAACCTGACCTGGAGTACAGACGGGCTGATCAACGAATATTGCAACCTGTGCGAGGCGATCCACGAAGGAGAGGTCCACGAGGTGCTGCCGCTCCAGGGGCTGGAGCGTTTCTCCCTGGACGGGGTGGAGTACGAGGCGTTCAACACGTCGGGCGGGCTGGGCACCCTGTGCGACACGCTGGCGGGGCGGGTGCGCACGCTGAACTACAAGACCGTGCGCTACCCCGGCCACCGCGACGCCATCAAGTTCCTCGCCCAGGATCTGCGGCTGGCGGAGCGACGCGACCTGTTCAAGGACGTGCTGGAAACCGCCGTGCCCATGACCAAGCAGGACGTGGTGCTGGTGTTCGTCACCGTCAGCGGCCACCAGGACGGGCGGCTGATGCAGGAAAGCGTCGCCCGCAAGATCTACAACGCCACCATCGCCGGCGTGCCGTGGAGCGCCATCCAGATCACCACGGCGGCGGGCATCTGCGCCATGATCGACCTTTTGCGGGACGGACGGCTGCCCCAGCGGGGCTTCGTGCGGCAGGAGGATGCAAACCTGAGCGATTTTCTGACGAACCGCTTCGGCCGCCACTATGCCGAGGCA